A genomic stretch from Scatophagus argus isolate fScaArg1 chromosome 19, fScaArg1.pri, whole genome shotgun sequence includes:
- the LOC124050162 gene encoding uncharacterized protein LOC124050162 produces MMAVWVASGALLLVMLIGTSYSYPVKQGFDPSSTYGSSYDAKPASTGSYLEVASSGSASVAPGAGLKSVSNPARPYTATHRKPSYPQPSVKEPAAASYGSTTFAAPVYSGYASSHLAGSTHPSSSQPTFNQDIPWTVGPSSHFSRRPSSHSSVSSIAEPEPLGPVNVSPPVPQYQAGELSQVEEVFEQGNYESEMEEQSLQAAPPVAQTLTGRISTSESAPPGLSRSWLGYPYDYMFLTGQYPPGTVTHFSESSEQGEDHWQDDVYTRAYLPASTGEVETSPADFAAPQHVTQPMHPVKQSTGSTSYGQSGVAVGYDWQSGAAGLQGPYSEQPHWLNPAGGYGPSKVGY; encoded by the exons ATGATGGCTGTTTGGGTTGCTTCAGG gGCCTTGCTCCTTGTTATGCTGATTGGTACAAGTTACAGCTACCCTGTAAAACAAG GTTTTGATCCTAGTTCCACCTATGGCAGCAGTTATGATGCAAAGCCTGCTTCTACTGGCTCTTACTTGGAAGTGGCTTCATCTGGATCTGCCTCTGTTGCTCCTGGGGCTGGCTTGAAAAGTGTCTCAAATCCAGCTCGTCCTTACACTGCTACACACAGAAAACCTAGTTACCCACAGCCCAGTGTTAAAgaaccagcagcagcttcttaTGGCTCTACTACTTTTGCTGCACCTGTGTATTCAGGCTATGCTAGCAGCCACCTTGCAGGCTCAACTCATCCAAGTTCTTCTCAGCCCACCTTCAACCAAG ACATCCCCTGGACTGTTGGCCCTTCCAGTCACTTTTCAAGAAGACCTAGTTCTCACAGCTCTGTCTCCAGTATAGCTGAGCCTGAACCGCTTGGCCCCGTAAACGTGAGTCCACCTGTTCCTCAGTACCAGGCGGGTGAATTGTCTCAAGTTGAGGAGGTCTTTGAGCAAGGAAACTATGAATCTGAGATGGAAGAGCAAAGTCTTCAGGCAGCACCTCCTGTTGCTCAAACTCTGACTGGAAGAATCTCTACCAGTGAATCAGCGCCACCAGGCCTTAGCAGAAGTTGGCTCGGGTATCCTTATGACTACATGTTCCTGACTGGCCAGTATCCCCCAGGCACAGTCACTCACTTCAGTGAAAGCTCTGAGCAGGGGGAGGACCACTGGCAAGATGATGTCTACACAAGAGCCTACCTTCCTGCCAGTACTGGGGAGGTTGAGACTTCCCCTGCTGATTTTGCTGCTCCACAGCATGTGACGCAGCCTATGCATCCTGTAAAGCAAAGTACAGGCAGCACTAGCTATGGTCAAAGTGGTGTAGCAGTTGGCTATGACTGGCAATCTGGAGCAGCTGGTCTACAAGGTCCTTACTCTGAACAACCACATTGGCTCAACCCAGCAGGTGGTTATGGACCAAGCAAG gtGGGATACTGA